TGGCCAGGCCTGCCATATAGATTTTGTCTGTCTTCCTTCCTCTCAGGTAATCAGCAAGGCCGGTGGACTTTTTATGCCCGTTGTCATAAAATGCGCTGTAGCTGTCTATCTCGGGATCCATTCCCTTGCGGAAAATGGCTTCCACACGGTTCATGTTGAATTCTTCAGAAAAGGCCGCCCCTTTGGAGCCCTGTACGCAGTGATCGGGCCAGAGGACCTGATTAAGTCCGCCCAGTGTAATACGGTCGAAAGGAACTTTACCTTGATGGTTTGAAGCAAAGCTTTTATGATCCTTCGGATGCCAGTCCTGGGTTGCAACCACAAGGCCAAACTTCTCCTGCAGCCCGTTAATAAGAGGAATTATCCTGTCGCCGTCCTTAACGGCAAGCGAGCCGCCAGGCAGAAAATCGTTCTGTATATCTACAATCAAAAACACATTCATCTTTTTACCCAATTACTCACATGTTGCTTATACTTAAGATAAGAAATTTGAGCATAATATAATTAATGGGTTTTCTTCAGGCCTGAGGCTGCAACCGGTTATTCAGATGCCTGGCTGTAATTACTTCAAATAATGTGATTTTAAAATAAAAAAACACCTCGCATCTCATTATGAGATTTTTAGATTATTATTAATGGCTGTGTGATTAATTGTGGATACTATAATAAGTTAAGAAAGGCTGAGGATGAGATCTGTAATATGCCCTCTGTCGCCGGAACGGGTAAATGAATATTCCGTGAGAATTACCGGCTTTTTAGTAGCTGTCCTCTTAAGTACATATCTGGTTTCGGACAACGTTTATATCATCTGGTTCTTAATGGCGGATTTTTTTATCCGTACTTTTACTCCTCTTAAATACAGCCCTTTAAGCGGACTTGCCTCTGCTTTTACAAGGATATTAAGGCTGCCTGTAATAAAAATACCTAAAGCTCCAAAAATATTTGCCGCCCGACTGGGCTTCGTATTTACAGCTGTTATCACCCTGCTTTATTATTCGGGATTGACGGTAAGCAGTCATGTGCTGGCATTGGTTTTAATCTTATTTGCAATGCTTGAAGCAGCACTGAATATCTGTGTGGGCTGCCAGGTTTATACTTACATAATTCTGCCGTTTTATAAAAAGGAACTGGAGGCTGAGGATTAAAAAAGATCCTATAGTATATTATTGATGGCAGTAAAGAAAGAAAAATAACTGTCCGGCCTGGTAAAACTCCTGCTTTAGTTTCTGAGCCTTAATAATGTTTTCCAGCTGTCGGAAATGCCAGAGAGAATGTCACTTAGCCTTTCATCCTGCTTGTTGAGGCTTCTGGCCTCAGAAGTAAATGATCTGCCTTCGTGCGGCAGTTCACCGGTATTTCCTTTATCAATGTAACATGCCATCAGCCGGGAGAGGGCCGACATGACAATCCTGGAATAATACGGGCCTATCCACCAGATGTAGGGACCGGGATTGCAGTCCAGCAGGTAAAGTCTTCCTTCTGAACTGACAATAACGTCCCATGCGGAAAAGTGAAGTCCCAGTATCCTGTTTGCCCTGGCTATAAGCATCTCATGCTCATGGCTAAGTCTGACCTCTTCAAAGCCTCCCGGATCTGTACGGCTGTCAATGTCTTCAGAAAGAATCCTGAGTGCAAGTATAACGTTGTCTCCTGCGGTGTGAACCCTTATGGTTTTGCCTTTTACTTCTTCCTGAAAAAGGGCAGGGCAGTACTTGAGTTCATCTGTCACCAGATCCCCGGCAAGCCTTCTTGTTCCTCCGACGCCATAGCCCGCCTTTATAATAAGAGAATTTTCAGGTGAATGATGCCTGCTGAAAAACTCCAGGCTGTTTGTAGAGAATGTATAAGGGACAGGAAGCCCCTCTTTTTGAAGCATATTAAAAAACTGCGCCTTTGCATTGTGATGGAAGTATGCTTTGGGCGGGTTTACAATAAGAGCGCCCCTTCTTTCAAGAATGTTAATCAGGCCTGAGAATACCTTCTGCTTCAGCTCCTCTTTCAGGTACCGCGCCTGCCACATCCTGAATTCCATTTCGTTCATAAGGGGCGGAACAGCGGGCGGTACATCTGTACTTAGGCACCTTATATAAACCGCTTTTACTTCAGACAGGTCTTCCCCGTAAAATACTTCGTTGTCATTTAGGACAACCCTGTGCAATACTTCCTTCCCCTGATCCTTCAGAGGCAGGATGTATGGATTCATGCCCCTTGAAGTAAGTTCTTCAAAAAGAGTTACCGATTGAGGGTCACTGGCTTCCGGGGAAATTATCAGGCAGTCGGGCTTAAAATTATTCATTATAGCTCCTGATTTTGCTGAATCTCGAATAAATGCACGAGCATTCTTTTTAAGAATACGGTGTTTCTTTTCCCCTGAAGAACCTCTTTGCAGGGTATCTTTTTTTCAATGCCGCCTTTCTTTAACATAAGCTCAAGGAGTCTGGATACGGCATAATTCTGTGCATCCTGATCCATGTAGGAAATATTTGGGTCAAAAGAAATATCATAGAACCAGAATGTGCCCTCATCATCCAGAATTCCAAACACCTCGTAAAAGCCCGTTCCAAATTCCCTGTAAAGCTTTCTTCCTGTTTCCTCTAATTCCCCTTCCGGGATGCAGTATGTAAACTTTTCCAGCTCCTCATTAAAAGCCTTCCTTTCGGGTGGTGAAATTATGTTTACAAGTATCGGGCGGTCTTCAAAAAAACTGATCCTTAAGACATTTCCCCGCACCGGTTCATAAAGTAAATAGGGAATAGATGAGTGCCCCCCATTAAAGAGGTCATCCAGCTTACCATATGTAATTTCTCTTATGGGAGAATTGGAGTCGGGATACGACCATAAAACGCCGCCCAGGCTTTTATGCATTTCCTGTACTTTCAGGAGCGAATTGCTCAGGCACACCTTGGGAACCCTGAAGCCTCCGTCTTTTAACTTTAGCAGTACCTCATACCGGGACGTAAGGTTTATTGAAGGAATAAAGTCATTGACCAGCGTATATTCATCTTTCTTACAGGACAGAATATAAAGCAGGCTGTAAAGCTGGCTTTTTAACTGCTGCTGAGATAAATGAAAATCCTGAAAATATGTCCAGTCTGTAAACGCCTTCTCTTCCGGCAGAAAGGGAAACTGATAATAGACACCCGAAAGAAAAAATACTGACTTGCTCTCCGGCCTGAGGCCGTTTATAAGAAGCTCTTCAGGAGAAATGGAGACGGAAAATTGGGGATCATCCGTGTCAATCTTTGTATAGTCAACCCCGTTCTTCCTGGCAGCACTTGCCATTAGACTAAGCTGAGGATTATCTTTTTTACCTATTAAGTAAAGCATGATCCTCCTTTGCCGTACTTTCAGCTTTATTTATCAGGTCAAGCACAACCGCAGGCTTGATTCCCAGGTACTGAAAAAACTGAAAGAGCAGATCTATCTGGCTGTCATAAATGTTAAGTATGGCTATTGTTTCAGAAAGCCCTGTTTTTTTGTACTCGCTGAAATCAAAACGGGAAATGCGCTGAATGCGGTAGAGCTCTTCACCTTCCTTTTTTATACTCTCTGCATACGACAGATTATTGCGTGCAGAATTAAGACTGATGTGAGATGATTTAAGCCTGAATAAAAAATCGTTTACCTGCAGGTTTATGTTTTCTTTTGTCCTTTTAAGGTTCTGCTCCTGCTGTTCATAATCTTCAATTGCAAGCTCCCTTTGGATCTCTGCGGGTGAAGAAAAGAGACTGAACCTGTAGTTCAGGCCTACATTCCATGCAATGCCGTCGGGTTTCCGGAAAAGGCCGCCCAGAGAATTAGGTATGGTGGAATATCCGAGCTCATCAGATTCAAAAACTGCCATGTTTCCTGTAATTGAAAGGTCAGGCTTGTGCTGGTTTAGCGAATAGCTTAGATTCACCTTTGCCTGATCAAGCGACTTCTGAGAAAGTTCGATCTCGGGGTGATTGTAGACGAGTTTATTGGAATCGTCATTTAAGTAGCTGTCCATTAAAAACTTTTCAAAGGTTTCGAGGTATACTTGTATTGAATCCAGGGCAGGAATAAACAGGCTCATATCCTGCGAGCCGGCAGCTTTAACCGGGTTTAGCTTTGCTGAAAAAGATATATAGTCAAAGAGCATTGCGTCTTTATCTGAAAGCATCTGGCGGTACTCTTTTTCAATCCGCAGGCGGTCGTAGACCGAGATGAGGCTTTTGGAAGTAAGTACCTGTTGATCCTTCAGCTGGACATCTGTAAGTGCAATAAGTTCATTGGTCAGTTTAAGCTTGCTCCAGAGAAAGTATATCTTGAAGTAATTTTTGATGGTTTCATATGATATGCTGTTTTGGGCAAGAAGGGAGTTTGTCTTTGCGATATCAATGTTTATCCTTGTGATCTTTTTATCTGCCTCAACCTGTGAGCCATCGCGTCCGGCATTCTTAAACAAGGGGAGCTCAAAACTGTTGGATAAAACAGCGCTCCACGGGTATCCGTATGCCCTGGGAAGCACCCTGTTCTTTAATGAGAGATTAAGTGCGTTAATGGACAAACCATATGAAGTTTTGTAATTAAGACCCATGCTGTATGACTGAAGGAAATCCCTGTAATCAGTACTTGCATGGAGCTCAATTTCCCTTTCCTCCCACCTTAAAGGCTGTGGAATCCACATAACTCCACGGCCACCATTAGGAAGCCTGTAGTCGGATTTGATAGGGTTTTTGTTATCCCATTCTACAGGGACCCTTGCATTAACGTCAACCAGCCTGTCATATGACCGGTAGCCCTGGACTCCCGCAGACAAATTAAAATATGGCTTATACGCCTCATCGGAGAGTGAAAGCTGCAGGTCGTACTTACGGACCTGGTTTTTAAGTGAACTGATCTCGTAAGAATTACTTACCTGGTAGCGTATTACTTCCCCCAAATCCCGCAGCTTCAGTGTGTCAAATACGGCTGAACGGCCTGGAAAGATCCTGTCGAAATTTTCAAGTACATCGCTTTCCGTCTGTGCATTAGCTGCAGAGGCGGCAGTTACGGCAATTATAAACAGTATTCTAGTGCAGAACTTCAGCATAGTCTCCCGATGAAATTTTATTTTTATTCTGTTCCGTTATTTGTACAGTTATCAGGCCGCCATTATCCGAGAGCACTTTTCCTTTTCCTGCAGTTACAAGCTCCTGTTCACCAAGAAAATTAGACTTTGTATTCCTGACCTTTACAAATCTTACTTCCTTACCTGCTTCAACTATAATACTTGCGGGCATTCTAAGCTGTGCCGTTCCGTTTTCAACCTTTACAACCGTCATGTATAACGGAACGTGCATTGTAACTTCAAAAGTAAGGCGGAATAAGTTTGGAGGATAACTTCTAGCCGAAATGCGGTTAGTAAAAAGATGCTGTTTTCTTCCGGAGTTTTCCCTGACGCACGTGAAGGTGTAATCGTTAACGCCTTTCCTCTGGTTTACCTGGCAGTAAAGTGCAACTTTGCTGAGGCTGCCAATAGCATTCTGCGAAAGCCTCAGGTTATCCACATCAACAACCTCGTAGCCTCGCTTTGTAAGGTTTGAAATGAGCTCACTTTTAAGCCTGTTACGGTCGAGATTCCCGTATACCTTAAGAGGCATGAGGAATATTTTATTGACCTTGGAAAGTGTTTCTGAGTTAAATCCCTGGAACATGCTTCTGAGCTTATTCTGGTCAACCGCCGACCAGTCGCCATAAGGATGCATTGTAAAGGAACTTGATGAAAAAATGACCGTAGGATCAGCCGTCCTGAGAATCGACTGTATATTTGAAATTATATCCTGCGAAACATTATCCCTGCACCACATGAGAGATAAGGGCTCGGTCCCTACGGAAAAGTTTTCAATAAGATTTACATTCGGGTTTGCATATTTATAGTAATATGCCACCTCTTCGGTTACAAAGGCCACGTCACTTTTCCCGCGGACTACAGAGTCTATGGCGCTGAAGGACATATCGGCGTAGCGGAGCTTTGAAAAATAAGTCTCGGGTTCTATGCCGCTTTTGTAAAGTGAAAGAAACGGGGCAAGATAAGCATTCTTTGAGAAAGCGGCTCTGGCGCCCCGGGTGCTGAAAATATCCTTATAGCTCCTGTTTGTAGACACAGCTACAATGTTGACGTAGTTCTTCTTGCTCCAGGTTCTTATTAGTATTGGGCGGCCCGTACCAGAAGAATATAAACGGTCCGAAATTATGTTGTTGAAAACTGCAAGCCCTACTGTTCCGTTATTGTAAGCCTCATAAAGATCCTCTTCATTATTGTAAACCTTGAGCTGGAACTTAACACCGCAGTTTTGTTCCAGGAACTGCAGCACAGGCTTCCACTCGGCTGACATGGTGGTATTCCCAACAGGCAGAACGGCCGTACTGCTGACGCCTATTACAACGTTGTTCACGCCTGAAACCCCATCCAGGGAATTGTTGCCGATCATGGTGAGCTTTGGAAACTGCGCCTGGAGGTCCTCCAGCAGGCCTGAGCGTTCAAGAGCATCGGTGGATTTTGTATATAT
This genomic stretch from Ignavibacteria bacterium harbors:
- a CDS encoding phosphate/phosphite/phosphonate ABC transporter substrate-binding protein, which gives rise to MNKYKITDEEGIKLFLEQEETPKEEAPIEEPVNAFRLSKKKKTMLGLTLFVFLSVLLLSVLYVRSVRQENLYVNKLTAEFDSYLKYSDKNFTTMEEIDTLLTKTDDLIEAFRAAVEKYPSRSELKKNYGELVVRKNVINLEIEFSTYGDVSEVSMSEDDFRIVKQNNPGMLFLVDLFREIVPFVRFYNEYPLPPEAATVAPESWKIDSLFKYGGNITNILRANDIVLKEKFPGMYSTVKYIFNNLYPKAFAWKKFWDKYSIYTKSTDALERSGLLEDLQAQFPKLTMIGNNSLDGVSGVNNVVIGVSSTAVLPVGNTTMSAEWKPVLQFLEQNCGVKFQLKVYNNEEDLYEAYNNGTVGLAVFNNIISDRLYSSGTGRPILIRTWSKKNYVNIVAVSTNRSYKDIFSTRGARAAFSKNAYLAPFLSLYKSGIEPETYFSKLRYADMSFSAIDSVVRGKSDVAFVTEEVAYYYKYANPNVNLIENFSVGTEPLSLMWCRDNVSQDIISNIQSILRTADPTVIFSSSSFTMHPYGDWSAVDQNKLRSMFQGFNSETLSKVNKIFLMPLKVYGNLDRNRLKSELISNLTKRGYEVVDVDNLRLSQNAIGSLSKVALYCQVNQRKGVNDYTFTCVRENSGRKQHLFTNRISARSYPPNLFRLTFEVTMHVPLYMTVVKVENGTAQLRMPASIIVEAGKEVRFVKVRNTKSNFLGEQELVTAGKGKVLSDNGGLITVQITEQNKNKISSGDYAEVLH
- a CDS encoding TolC family protein, with the protein product MLKFCTRILFIIAVTAASAANAQTESDVLENFDRIFPGRSAVFDTLKLRDLGEVIRYQVSNSYEISSLKNQVRKYDLQLSLSDEAYKPYFNLSAGVQGYRSYDRLVDVNARVPVEWDNKNPIKSDYRLPNGGRGVMWIPQPLRWEEREIELHASTDYRDFLQSYSMGLNYKTSYGLSINALNLSLKNRVLPRAYGYPWSAVLSNSFELPLFKNAGRDGSQVEADKKITRINIDIAKTNSLLAQNSISYETIKNYFKIYFLWSKLKLTNELIALTDVQLKDQQVLTSKSLISVYDRLRIEKEYRQMLSDKDAMLFDYISFSAKLNPVKAAGSQDMSLFIPALDSIQVYLETFEKFLMDSYLNDDSNKLVYNHPEIELSQKSLDQAKVNLSYSLNQHKPDLSITGNMAVFESDELGYSTIPNSLGGLFRKPDGIAWNVGLNYRFSLFSSPAEIQRELAIEDYEQQEQNLKRTKENINLQVNDFLFRLKSSHISLNSARNNLSYAESIKKEGEELYRIQRISRFDFSEYKKTGLSETIAILNIYDSQIDLLFQFFQYLGIKPAVVLDLINKAESTAKEDHALLNR
- the pncA gene encoding bifunctional nicotinamidase/pyrazinamidase, which produces MNVFLIVDIQNDFLPGGSLAVKDGDRIIPLINGLQEKFGLVVATQDWHPKDHKSFASNHQGKVPFDRITLGGLNQVLWPDHCVQGSKGAAFSEEFNMNRVEAIFRKGMDPEIDSYSAFYDNGHKKSTGLADYLRGRKTDKIYMAGLARDYCVYYSVKDALREGFNIAVIEDASMPIDFNESEEKMNEIRQLGAEIIHSSSL
- a CDS encoding DUF4395 domain-containing protein, giving the protein MRSVICPLSPERVNEYSVRITGFLVAVLLSTYLVSDNVYIIWFLMADFFIRTFTPLKYSPLSGLASAFTRILRLPVIKIPKAPKIFAARLGFVFTAVITLLYYSGLTVSSHVLALVLILFAMLEAALNICVGCQVYTYIILPFYKKELEAED